A portion of the Salminus brasiliensis chromosome 9, fSalBra1.hap2, whole genome shotgun sequence genome contains these proteins:
- the clcn3 gene encoding H(+)/Cl(-) exchange transporter 3 isoform X2, which yields MEEDSADPYLPYDGGGDTIPLQEISRRGSNYAMSNGGGGAGGVSSSTHLLDLLEEPIPGVGTYDDFHTIDWVREKCKDRERHRKINSKKKESAWEFTKSLYDAWSGWLVVTLTGLASGALAGLIDIAADWMNDLKEGVCLSAMWFNHEQCCWGSNETTFAERDKCPQWKTWAELILGQAEGPGSYIMNYFMYTYWALAFAFLAVCLVKVFAPYACGSGIPEIKTILSGFIIRGYLGKWTLMIKTITLVLAVASGLSLGKEGPLVHVACCCGNIFSYLFPKYSKNEAKKREVLSAASAAGVSVAFGAPIGGVLFSLEEVSYYFPLKTLWRSFFAALVAAFVLRSINPFGNSRLVLFYVEYHTPWYLFELFPFILLGVFGGLWGAFFIRANIAWCRRRKSTRFGKYPVLEVITVAAITAIVAFPNPYTRQNTSELIKELFTDCGPLESSQLCQYRSQMNGSQAYPEGSDAAATPGVYSAMWQLSLALIFKIIMTIFTFGLKVPSGLFIPSMAIGAIAGRIVGIAVEQLAYYHHDWFLFKEWCEVGADCITPGLYAMVGAAACLGGVTRMTVSLVVIVFELTGGLEYIVPLMAAVMTSKWVGDAFGREGIYEAHIRLNGYPFLDAKEEFTHTTLAREVMRPRRSDPPLAVLTQDDLTLAELQAIISETSYNGFPVIVSKESQRLVGFALRRDITIAIENARRKQEGIVLNSRVYFTQHAPTLPADSPRPLKLRSILDMSPFTVTDHTPMEIVVDIFRKLGLRQCLVTHNGIVLGIITKKNILEHLEELKQHTEPLAPPWYYYKKRYPPSYGPDGKPRSRVHNVQLVPSFTRHEEEEESEEEVRLLDRTSH from the exons ATGGAGGAGGATTCGGCCGACCCGTACTTACCCTACGACGGGGGAGGGGACACCATCCCCTTGCAGGAGATAAGCAGGCGAG GCTCTAACTACGCCATGTCTAATGGTGGGGGCGGAGCCGGAGGGGTGAGTAGCTCCACCCACCTGCTGGACCTGTTAGAGGAGCCCATTCCTGGTGTTGGCACCTATGACGACTTCCACACCATCGACTGGGTCAGGGAGAAGTGCAAAGACCGTGAACGCCACCGCAAG ATTAACAGTAAGAAGAAGGAGTCAGCATGGGAGTTCACCAAGAGCCTGTACGATGCCTGGTCTGGGTGGCTGGTGGTGACGCTGACAGGACTGGCTTCGG ggGCGTTGGCGGGTCTGATAGACATTGCTGCTGATTGGATGAATGACCTGAAGGagggtgtgtgtctgagtgCCATGTGGTTTAACCATgagcagtgctgctgggggTCAAATGAGACCACATTTGCCGAAAGAGACAAATGCCCACAGTGGAAAACGTGGGCTGAACTCATCCTGGGGCAGGCTGAG GGTCCTGGCTCCTACATCATGAACTACTTCATGTACACATACTGGGCTCTGGCCTTTGCCTTTTTGGCAGTGTGCTTGGTCAAAGTGTTTGCTCCCTACGCCTGTGGCTCAGGTATTCCTGAG attaaGACCATTCTCAGTGGTTTTATAATCCGAGGCTACCTCGGGAAGTGGACTCTGATGATAAAGACCATCACTCTGGTGCTGGCCGTGGCGTCTGGCCTCAGTCTGGGGAAGGAGGGGCCTCTGGTGCACGTGGCTTGTTGCTGTGGCAACATCTTCTCTTACCTCTTCCCcaaatacagcaaaaatgagGCCAAGAAACGAGAG GTGCTTTCTGCAGCCTCGGCGGCGGGTGTGTCGGTTGCTTTTGGCGCTCCAATAGGAGGAGTTCTCTTCAGCCTGGAGGAG GTGAGTTATTACTTCCCTCTGAAGACGCTGTGGCGGTCTTTTTTCGCCGCCCTGGTGGCGGCTTTCGTGCTGCGCTCCATTAACCCGTTTGGAAACAGTCGCTTGGTGCTGTTCTATGTGGAGTACCACACGCCCTGGTACCTGTTTGAGCTCTTCCCTTTCATCTTGCTTGGTGTGTTCGGAGGGCTTTGGGGTGCATTCTTTATCCGAGCCAATATCGCATGGTGCCGCAGACGCAAGTCCACACGCTTTG GCAAGTATCCAGTGCTGGAGGTGATCACAGTCGCTGCCATCACGGCCATCGTTGCTTTTCCGAACCCATACACACGGCAGAACACCAGCGAGCTGATCAAGGAGCTGTTCACAGACTGCGGGCCGCTGGAGTCTTCTCAGCTCTGCCAGTACCGCAGTCAGATGAATGGCAGCCAGGCGTACCCTGAGGGCTCCGACGCAGCCGCCACCCCTGGTGTCTACTCTGCAATGTGGCAGCTCAGCCTGGCGCTCATCTTTAAGATCATCATGACCATCTTCACCTTTGGTTTAAAG gtgCCATCAGGTCTGTTTATCCCCAGCATGGCGATCGGGGCAATAGCGGGCCGAATCGTGGGCATAGCTGTGGAGCAACTGGCCTACTACCACCATGACTGGTTCCTGTTTAAGGAGTGGTGCGAGGTGGGCGCTGACTGCATCACTCCCGGCCTGTATGCCATGGTGGGAGCAGCAGCCTGCTTAG GTGGTGTTACGCGGATGACCGTCTCTCTGGTGGTCATTGTGTTTGAGCTGACCGGAGGGCTAGAGTACATCGTGCCGTTGATGGCTGCAGTGATGACCAGTAAGTGGGTGGGAGATGCGTTTGGACGTGAGGGAATCTACGAGGCGCACATCCGGCTGAACGGATATCCCTTCCTGGACGCCAAAGAGGAGTTCACGCACACCACGCTGGCACGGGAGGTAATGCGGCCGCGACGGAGTGACCCACCGTTGGCGGTTCTGACGCAGGATGATCTGACTCTGGCTGAACTGCAGGCCATCATCAGTGAGACCAGCTACAACGGCTTCCCTGTCATCGTCTCAAAGGAGTCCCAGAGACTGGTGGGCTTTGCGCTCCGCAGGGACATCACTATTGCTATAG AGAATGCTCGCAGAAAGCAGGAAGGCATCGTGCTGAACTCCCGTGTGTATTTTACCCAGCATGCTCCGACCTTGCCGGCGGACAGCCCGCGCCCCCTGAAGCTCCGCAGCATCCTGGACATGAGCCCCTTCACAGTCACTGACCACACTCCCATGGAGATCGTAGTGGACATCTTCCGCAAGCTTGGCCTGCGCCAGTGCCTCGTCACCCACAACGG GATTGTATTGGGCATCATCACTAAGAAGAATATTTTAGAGCATCTGGAGGAGCTCAAGCAGCACACGGAGCCCTTG gcgCCTCCTTGgtattattacaaaaaaagaTATCCTCCGTCATATGGCCCAGATGGCAAACCAAGATCCCGAGTCCATAATGTTCAACTAGTGCCCTCCTTCACTAGacatgaggaagaggaggagagcgaAGAAGAGGTCCGATTACTGGACCGGACGTCACACTGA
- the clcn3 gene encoding H(+)/Cl(-) exchange transporter 3 isoform X6 → MEEDSADPYLPYDGGGDTIPLQEISRRGSNYAMSNGGGGAGGVSSSTHLLDLLEEPIPGVGTYDDFHTIDWVREKCKDRERHRKINSKKKESAWEFTKSLYDAWSGWLVVTLTGLASGALAGLIDIAADWMNDLKEGVCLSAMWFNHEQCCWGSNETTFAERDKCPQWKTWAELILGQAEGPGSYIMNYFMYTYWALAFAFLAVCLVKVFAPYACGSGIPEIKTILSGFIIRGYLGKWTLMIKTITLVLAVASGLSLGKEGPLVHVACCCGNIFSYLFPKYSKNEAKKREVLSAASAAGVSVAFGAPIGGVLFSLEEVSYYFPLKTLWRSFFAALVAAFVLRSINPFGNSRLVLFYVEYHTPWYLFELFPFILLGVFGGLWGAFFIRANIAWCRRRKSTRFGKYPVLEVITVAAITAIVAFPNPYTRQNTSELIKELFTDCGPLESSQLCQYRSQMNGSQAYPEGSDAAATPGVYSAMWQLSLALIFKIIMTIFTFGLKVPSGLFIPSMAIGAIAGRIVGIAVEQLAYYHHDWFLFKEWCEVGADCITPGLYAMVGAAACLGGVTRMTVSLVVIVFELTGGLEYIVPLMAAVMTSKWVGDAFGREGIYEAHIRLNGYPFLDAKEEFTHTTLAREVMRPRRSDPPLAVLTQDDLTLAELQAIISETSYNGFPVIVSKESQRLVGFALRRDITIAIENARRKQEGIVLNSRVYFTQHAPTLPADSPRPLKLRSILDMSPFTVTDHTPMEIVVDIFRKLGLRQCLVTHNGRLLGIITKKDILRHMAQMANQDPESIMFN, encoded by the exons ATGGAGGAGGATTCGGCCGACCCGTACTTACCCTACGACGGGGGAGGGGACACCATCCCCTTGCAGGAGATAAGCAGGCGAG GCTCTAACTACGCCATGTCTAATGGTGGGGGCGGAGCCGGAGGGGTGAGTAGCTCCACCCACCTGCTGGACCTGTTAGAGGAGCCCATTCCTGGTGTTGGCACCTATGACGACTTCCACACCATCGACTGGGTCAGGGAGAAGTGCAAAGACCGTGAACGCCACCGCAAG ATTAACAGTAAGAAGAAGGAGTCAGCATGGGAGTTCACCAAGAGCCTGTACGATGCCTGGTCTGGGTGGCTGGTGGTGACGCTGACAGGACTGGCTTCGG ggGCGTTGGCGGGTCTGATAGACATTGCTGCTGATTGGATGAATGACCTGAAGGagggtgtgtgtctgagtgCCATGTGGTTTAACCATgagcagtgctgctgggggTCAAATGAGACCACATTTGCCGAAAGAGACAAATGCCCACAGTGGAAAACGTGGGCTGAACTCATCCTGGGGCAGGCTGAG GGTCCTGGCTCCTACATCATGAACTACTTCATGTACACATACTGGGCTCTGGCCTTTGCCTTTTTGGCAGTGTGCTTGGTCAAAGTGTTTGCTCCCTACGCCTGTGGCTCAGGTATTCCTGAG attaaGACCATTCTCAGTGGTTTTATAATCCGAGGCTACCTCGGGAAGTGGACTCTGATGATAAAGACCATCACTCTGGTGCTGGCCGTGGCGTCTGGCCTCAGTCTGGGGAAGGAGGGGCCTCTGGTGCACGTGGCTTGTTGCTGTGGCAACATCTTCTCTTACCTCTTCCCcaaatacagcaaaaatgagGCCAAGAAACGAGAG GTGCTTTCTGCAGCCTCGGCGGCGGGTGTGTCGGTTGCTTTTGGCGCTCCAATAGGAGGAGTTCTCTTCAGCCTGGAGGAG GTGAGTTATTACTTCCCTCTGAAGACGCTGTGGCGGTCTTTTTTCGCCGCCCTGGTGGCGGCTTTCGTGCTGCGCTCCATTAACCCGTTTGGAAACAGTCGCTTGGTGCTGTTCTATGTGGAGTACCACACGCCCTGGTACCTGTTTGAGCTCTTCCCTTTCATCTTGCTTGGTGTGTTCGGAGGGCTTTGGGGTGCATTCTTTATCCGAGCCAATATCGCATGGTGCCGCAGACGCAAGTCCACACGCTTTG GCAAGTATCCAGTGCTGGAGGTGATCACAGTCGCTGCCATCACGGCCATCGTTGCTTTTCCGAACCCATACACACGGCAGAACACCAGCGAGCTGATCAAGGAGCTGTTCACAGACTGCGGGCCGCTGGAGTCTTCTCAGCTCTGCCAGTACCGCAGTCAGATGAATGGCAGCCAGGCGTACCCTGAGGGCTCCGACGCAGCCGCCACCCCTGGTGTCTACTCTGCAATGTGGCAGCTCAGCCTGGCGCTCATCTTTAAGATCATCATGACCATCTTCACCTTTGGTTTAAAG gtgCCATCAGGTCTGTTTATCCCCAGCATGGCGATCGGGGCAATAGCGGGCCGAATCGTGGGCATAGCTGTGGAGCAACTGGCCTACTACCACCATGACTGGTTCCTGTTTAAGGAGTGGTGCGAGGTGGGCGCTGACTGCATCACTCCCGGCCTGTATGCCATGGTGGGAGCAGCAGCCTGCTTAG GTGGTGTTACGCGGATGACCGTCTCTCTGGTGGTCATTGTGTTTGAGCTGACCGGAGGGCTAGAGTACATCGTGCCGTTGATGGCTGCAGTGATGACCAGTAAGTGGGTGGGAGATGCGTTTGGACGTGAGGGAATCTACGAGGCGCACATCCGGCTGAACGGATATCCCTTCCTGGACGCCAAAGAGGAGTTCACGCACACCACGCTGGCACGGGAGGTAATGCGGCCGCGACGGAGTGACCCACCGTTGGCGGTTCTGACGCAGGATGATCTGACTCTGGCTGAACTGCAGGCCATCATCAGTGAGACCAGCTACAACGGCTTCCCTGTCATCGTCTCAAAGGAGTCCCAGAGACTGGTGGGCTTTGCGCTCCGCAGGGACATCACTATTGCTATAG AGAATGCTCGCAGAAAGCAGGAAGGCATCGTGCTGAACTCCCGTGTGTATTTTACCCAGCATGCTCCGACCTTGCCGGCGGACAGCCCGCGCCCCCTGAAGCTCCGCAGCATCCTGGACATGAGCCCCTTCACAGTCACTGACCACACTCCCATGGAGATCGTAGTGGACATCTTCCGCAAGCTTGGCCTGCGCCAGTGCCTCGTCACCCACAACGG gcgCCTCCTTGgtattattacaaaaaaagaTATCCTCCGTCATATGGCCCAGATGGCAAACCAAGATCCCGAGTCCATAATGTTCAACTAG
- the clcn3 gene encoding H(+)/Cl(-) exchange transporter 3 isoform X4, giving the protein MESEQLFNRGYCRNSYNSITSASSDEELLDGAGVIMDFHTTEDDNLLDGDASPGSNYAMSNGGGGAGGVSSSTHLLDLLEEPIPGVGTYDDFHTIDWVREKCKDRERHRKINSKKKESAWEFTKSLYDAWSGWLVVTLTGLASGALAGLIDIAADWMNDLKEGVCLSAMWFNHEQCCWGSNETTFAERDKCPQWKTWAELILGQAEGPGSYIMNYFMYTYWALAFAFLAVCLVKVFAPYACGSGIPEIKTILSGFIIRGYLGKWTLMIKTITLVLAVASGLSLGKEGPLVHVACCCGNIFSYLFPKYSKNEAKKREVLSAASAAGVSVAFGAPIGGVLFSLEEVSYYFPLKTLWRSFFAALVAAFVLRSINPFGNSRLVLFYVEYHTPWYLFELFPFILLGVFGGLWGAFFIRANIAWCRRRKSTRFGKYPVLEVITVAAITAIVAFPNPYTRQNTSELIKELFTDCGPLESSQLCQYRSQMNGSQAYPEGSDAAATPGVYSAMWQLSLALIFKIIMTIFTFGLKVPSGLFIPSMAIGAIAGRIVGIAVEQLAYYHHDWFLFKEWCEVGADCITPGLYAMVGAAACLGGVTRMTVSLVVIVFELTGGLEYIVPLMAAVMTSKWVGDAFGREGIYEAHIRLNGYPFLDAKEEFTHTTLAREVMRPRRSDPPLAVLTQDDLTLAELQAIISETSYNGFPVIVSKESQRLVGFALRRDITIAIENARRKQEGIVLNSRVYFTQHAPTLPADSPRPLKLRSILDMSPFTVTDHTPMEIVVDIFRKLGLRQCLVTHNGIVLGIITKKNILEHLEELKQHTEPLIDDL; this is encoded by the exons GCTCTAACTACGCCATGTCTAATGGTGGGGGCGGAGCCGGAGGGGTGAGTAGCTCCACCCACCTGCTGGACCTGTTAGAGGAGCCCATTCCTGGTGTTGGCACCTATGACGACTTCCACACCATCGACTGGGTCAGGGAGAAGTGCAAAGACCGTGAACGCCACCGCAAG ATTAACAGTAAGAAGAAGGAGTCAGCATGGGAGTTCACCAAGAGCCTGTACGATGCCTGGTCTGGGTGGCTGGTGGTGACGCTGACAGGACTGGCTTCGG ggGCGTTGGCGGGTCTGATAGACATTGCTGCTGATTGGATGAATGACCTGAAGGagggtgtgtgtctgagtgCCATGTGGTTTAACCATgagcagtgctgctgggggTCAAATGAGACCACATTTGCCGAAAGAGACAAATGCCCACAGTGGAAAACGTGGGCTGAACTCATCCTGGGGCAGGCTGAG GGTCCTGGCTCCTACATCATGAACTACTTCATGTACACATACTGGGCTCTGGCCTTTGCCTTTTTGGCAGTGTGCTTGGTCAAAGTGTTTGCTCCCTACGCCTGTGGCTCAGGTATTCCTGAG attaaGACCATTCTCAGTGGTTTTATAATCCGAGGCTACCTCGGGAAGTGGACTCTGATGATAAAGACCATCACTCTGGTGCTGGCCGTGGCGTCTGGCCTCAGTCTGGGGAAGGAGGGGCCTCTGGTGCACGTGGCTTGTTGCTGTGGCAACATCTTCTCTTACCTCTTCCCcaaatacagcaaaaatgagGCCAAGAAACGAGAG GTGCTTTCTGCAGCCTCGGCGGCGGGTGTGTCGGTTGCTTTTGGCGCTCCAATAGGAGGAGTTCTCTTCAGCCTGGAGGAG GTGAGTTATTACTTCCCTCTGAAGACGCTGTGGCGGTCTTTTTTCGCCGCCCTGGTGGCGGCTTTCGTGCTGCGCTCCATTAACCCGTTTGGAAACAGTCGCTTGGTGCTGTTCTATGTGGAGTACCACACGCCCTGGTACCTGTTTGAGCTCTTCCCTTTCATCTTGCTTGGTGTGTTCGGAGGGCTTTGGGGTGCATTCTTTATCCGAGCCAATATCGCATGGTGCCGCAGACGCAAGTCCACACGCTTTG GCAAGTATCCAGTGCTGGAGGTGATCACAGTCGCTGCCATCACGGCCATCGTTGCTTTTCCGAACCCATACACACGGCAGAACACCAGCGAGCTGATCAAGGAGCTGTTCACAGACTGCGGGCCGCTGGAGTCTTCTCAGCTCTGCCAGTACCGCAGTCAGATGAATGGCAGCCAGGCGTACCCTGAGGGCTCCGACGCAGCCGCCACCCCTGGTGTCTACTCTGCAATGTGGCAGCTCAGCCTGGCGCTCATCTTTAAGATCATCATGACCATCTTCACCTTTGGTTTAAAG gtgCCATCAGGTCTGTTTATCCCCAGCATGGCGATCGGGGCAATAGCGGGCCGAATCGTGGGCATAGCTGTGGAGCAACTGGCCTACTACCACCATGACTGGTTCCTGTTTAAGGAGTGGTGCGAGGTGGGCGCTGACTGCATCACTCCCGGCCTGTATGCCATGGTGGGAGCAGCAGCCTGCTTAG GTGGTGTTACGCGGATGACCGTCTCTCTGGTGGTCATTGTGTTTGAGCTGACCGGAGGGCTAGAGTACATCGTGCCGTTGATGGCTGCAGTGATGACCAGTAAGTGGGTGGGAGATGCGTTTGGACGTGAGGGAATCTACGAGGCGCACATCCGGCTGAACGGATATCCCTTCCTGGACGCCAAAGAGGAGTTCACGCACACCACGCTGGCACGGGAGGTAATGCGGCCGCGACGGAGTGACCCACCGTTGGCGGTTCTGACGCAGGATGATCTGACTCTGGCTGAACTGCAGGCCATCATCAGTGAGACCAGCTACAACGGCTTCCCTGTCATCGTCTCAAAGGAGTCCCAGAGACTGGTGGGCTTTGCGCTCCGCAGGGACATCACTATTGCTATAG AGAATGCTCGCAGAAAGCAGGAAGGCATCGTGCTGAACTCCCGTGTGTATTTTACCCAGCATGCTCCGACCTTGCCGGCGGACAGCCCGCGCCCCCTGAAGCTCCGCAGCATCCTGGACATGAGCCCCTTCACAGTCACTGACCACACTCCCATGGAGATCGTAGTGGACATCTTCCGCAAGCTTGGCCTGCGCCAGTGCCTCGTCACCCACAACGG GATTGTATTGGGCATCATCACTAAGAAGAATATTTTAGAGCATCTGGAGGAGCTCAAGCAGCACACGGAGCCCTTG ATCGATGACCTCTGA
- the clcn3 gene encoding H(+)/Cl(-) exchange transporter 3 isoform X1: MESEQLFNRGYCRNSYNSITSASSDEELLDGAGVIMDFHTTEDDNLLDGDASPGSNYAMSNGGGGAGGVSSSTHLLDLLEEPIPGVGTYDDFHTIDWVREKCKDRERHRKINSKKKESAWEFTKSLYDAWSGWLVVTLTGLASGALAGLIDIAADWMNDLKEGVCLSAMWFNHEQCCWGSNETTFAERDKCPQWKTWAELILGQAEGPGSYIMNYFMYTYWALAFAFLAVCLVKVFAPYACGSGIPEIKTILSGFIIRGYLGKWTLMIKTITLVLAVASGLSLGKEGPLVHVACCCGNIFSYLFPKYSKNEAKKREVLSAASAAGVSVAFGAPIGGVLFSLEEVSYYFPLKTLWRSFFAALVAAFVLRSINPFGNSRLVLFYVEYHTPWYLFELFPFILLGVFGGLWGAFFIRANIAWCRRRKSTRFGKYPVLEVITVAAITAIVAFPNPYTRQNTSELIKELFTDCGPLESSQLCQYRSQMNGSQAYPEGSDAAATPGVYSAMWQLSLALIFKIIMTIFTFGLKVPSGLFIPSMAIGAIAGRIVGIAVEQLAYYHHDWFLFKEWCEVGADCITPGLYAMVGAAACLGGVTRMTVSLVVIVFELTGGLEYIVPLMAAVMTSKWVGDAFGREGIYEAHIRLNGYPFLDAKEEFTHTTLAREVMRPRRSDPPLAVLTQDDLTLAELQAIISETSYNGFPVIVSKESQRLVGFALRRDITIAIENARRKQEGIVLNSRVYFTQHAPTLPADSPRPLKLRSILDMSPFTVTDHTPMEIVVDIFRKLGLRQCLVTHNGIVLGIITKKNILEHLEELKQHTEPLAPPWYYYKKRYPPSYGPDGKPRSRVHNVQLVPSFTRHEEEEESEEEVRLLDRTSH, from the exons GCTCTAACTACGCCATGTCTAATGGTGGGGGCGGAGCCGGAGGGGTGAGTAGCTCCACCCACCTGCTGGACCTGTTAGAGGAGCCCATTCCTGGTGTTGGCACCTATGACGACTTCCACACCATCGACTGGGTCAGGGAGAAGTGCAAAGACCGTGAACGCCACCGCAAG ATTAACAGTAAGAAGAAGGAGTCAGCATGGGAGTTCACCAAGAGCCTGTACGATGCCTGGTCTGGGTGGCTGGTGGTGACGCTGACAGGACTGGCTTCGG ggGCGTTGGCGGGTCTGATAGACATTGCTGCTGATTGGATGAATGACCTGAAGGagggtgtgtgtctgagtgCCATGTGGTTTAACCATgagcagtgctgctgggggTCAAATGAGACCACATTTGCCGAAAGAGACAAATGCCCACAGTGGAAAACGTGGGCTGAACTCATCCTGGGGCAGGCTGAG GGTCCTGGCTCCTACATCATGAACTACTTCATGTACACATACTGGGCTCTGGCCTTTGCCTTTTTGGCAGTGTGCTTGGTCAAAGTGTTTGCTCCCTACGCCTGTGGCTCAGGTATTCCTGAG attaaGACCATTCTCAGTGGTTTTATAATCCGAGGCTACCTCGGGAAGTGGACTCTGATGATAAAGACCATCACTCTGGTGCTGGCCGTGGCGTCTGGCCTCAGTCTGGGGAAGGAGGGGCCTCTGGTGCACGTGGCTTGTTGCTGTGGCAACATCTTCTCTTACCTCTTCCCcaaatacagcaaaaatgagGCCAAGAAACGAGAG GTGCTTTCTGCAGCCTCGGCGGCGGGTGTGTCGGTTGCTTTTGGCGCTCCAATAGGAGGAGTTCTCTTCAGCCTGGAGGAG GTGAGTTATTACTTCCCTCTGAAGACGCTGTGGCGGTCTTTTTTCGCCGCCCTGGTGGCGGCTTTCGTGCTGCGCTCCATTAACCCGTTTGGAAACAGTCGCTTGGTGCTGTTCTATGTGGAGTACCACACGCCCTGGTACCTGTTTGAGCTCTTCCCTTTCATCTTGCTTGGTGTGTTCGGAGGGCTTTGGGGTGCATTCTTTATCCGAGCCAATATCGCATGGTGCCGCAGACGCAAGTCCACACGCTTTG GCAAGTATCCAGTGCTGGAGGTGATCACAGTCGCTGCCATCACGGCCATCGTTGCTTTTCCGAACCCATACACACGGCAGAACACCAGCGAGCTGATCAAGGAGCTGTTCACAGACTGCGGGCCGCTGGAGTCTTCTCAGCTCTGCCAGTACCGCAGTCAGATGAATGGCAGCCAGGCGTACCCTGAGGGCTCCGACGCAGCCGCCACCCCTGGTGTCTACTCTGCAATGTGGCAGCTCAGCCTGGCGCTCATCTTTAAGATCATCATGACCATCTTCACCTTTGGTTTAAAG gtgCCATCAGGTCTGTTTATCCCCAGCATGGCGATCGGGGCAATAGCGGGCCGAATCGTGGGCATAGCTGTGGAGCAACTGGCCTACTACCACCATGACTGGTTCCTGTTTAAGGAGTGGTGCGAGGTGGGCGCTGACTGCATCACTCCCGGCCTGTATGCCATGGTGGGAGCAGCAGCCTGCTTAG GTGGTGTTACGCGGATGACCGTCTCTCTGGTGGTCATTGTGTTTGAGCTGACCGGAGGGCTAGAGTACATCGTGCCGTTGATGGCTGCAGTGATGACCAGTAAGTGGGTGGGAGATGCGTTTGGACGTGAGGGAATCTACGAGGCGCACATCCGGCTGAACGGATATCCCTTCCTGGACGCCAAAGAGGAGTTCACGCACACCACGCTGGCACGGGAGGTAATGCGGCCGCGACGGAGTGACCCACCGTTGGCGGTTCTGACGCAGGATGATCTGACTCTGGCTGAACTGCAGGCCATCATCAGTGAGACCAGCTACAACGGCTTCCCTGTCATCGTCTCAAAGGAGTCCCAGAGACTGGTGGGCTTTGCGCTCCGCAGGGACATCACTATTGCTATAG AGAATGCTCGCAGAAAGCAGGAAGGCATCGTGCTGAACTCCCGTGTGTATTTTACCCAGCATGCTCCGACCTTGCCGGCGGACAGCCCGCGCCCCCTGAAGCTCCGCAGCATCCTGGACATGAGCCCCTTCACAGTCACTGACCACACTCCCATGGAGATCGTAGTGGACATCTTCCGCAAGCTTGGCCTGCGCCAGTGCCTCGTCACCCACAACGG GATTGTATTGGGCATCATCACTAAGAAGAATATTTTAGAGCATCTGGAGGAGCTCAAGCAGCACACGGAGCCCTTG gcgCCTCCTTGgtattattacaaaaaaagaTATCCTCCGTCATATGGCCCAGATGGCAAACCAAGATCCCGAGTCCATAATGTTCAACTAGTGCCCTCCTTCACTAGacatgaggaagaggaggagagcgaAGAAGAGGTCCGATTACTGGACCGGACGTCACACTGA